A window of Trichoderma atroviride chromosome 3, complete sequence contains these coding sequences:
- a CDS encoding uncharacterized protein (EggNog:ENOG41), which yields MAGDLTWQPLPQASSSDIPMLLVSVDIGTAAYTVRITDLANIWVESLDRKAIFMRGWSENTSIDPSDTPENMAKFLGSLRSALDPTQPGHEQTALTLSPGSSAEAGEDGLSLLVTCPLPGFQPLKWPIHLKKSPPSAIATDLVLPLLEAQFARKEEVKALLQEMSHKDTVITKLADKLEATGTGLEHVFTALSGKKKVTRSAAEEKVKGLAPFRKHNWKASLKSDENSPTNVGDLARNVFGGEGLNKRCLIQVDASPALDTWWHDFKGTSQLVRRSKQQIASPTKRLPSPSTKSMNVEDDDDFQVQPTPPHLQSKNKSSPIALADDASTEDEEEMAVKLPPEPGAKNAASSQDTKTNRLPATTTPVPADEDETASEASDDEMITSHGPSSSLPAPAHPKPITKAGGLGRIGGAATKIRATEAAEAAEVKEDTEKQATIKPQAPKKLGVIGKKSDTGGSKTSIGDNSAKRGRPAEREESQTEDQPRETSQERADRRREELKNDLQRKAAAGPAKKKRRF from the coding sequence ATGGCCGGCGATTTGACATGGCAGCCTTTGCCTCAGGCCTCATCATCTGACATACCCATGCTTCTGGTGTCGGTTGATATCGGCACCGCTGCCTACACTGTCCGAATCACTGATTTGGCCAATATTTGGGTCGAAAGCCTGGACCGaaaggccatcttcatgagGGGGTGGAGCGAGAACACAAGCATTGACCCGAGTGACACGCCCGAGAACATGGCCAAATTCCTTGGTAGCTTGAGATCGGCCCTAGATCCCACTCAACCGGGTCATGAGCAGACTGCTCTCACCCTGTCACCAGGCTCTTCCGCAGAAGCTGGCGAGGACGGCCTGTCCCTTCTGGTTACTTGCCCGCTCCCAGGATTCCAGCCCCTGAAATGGCCTATTCATCTTAAGAAGTCTCCTCCATCGGCTATTGCTACTGATCTCGTCTTACCTCTGCTTGAAGCACAATTCGCTAGAAAGGAAGAAGTGAAAGCGCTATTGCAGGAGATGAGTCACAAAGATACAGTCATAACTAAGCTGGCCGATAAGCTGGAAGCGACCGGGACTGGCCTGGAGCATGTTTTCACGGCTCTTtcagggaaaaagaaagtgACAAGAAGCgctgcagaagagaaagTAAAGGGACTGGCCCCTTTTCGCAAACATAATTGGAAAGCGAGCCTCAAATCAGATGAAAACAGCCCAACCAATGTTGGCGATCTTGCAAGGAATGTGTTTGGCGGAGAAGGCCTGAACAAACGATGTTTGATACAGGTAGACGCTTCTCCAGCACTGGATACGTGGTGGCATGATTTCAAGGGCACGTCACAACTGGTGCGTCGTAGCAAACAGCAAATAGCATCACCTACGAAAAGattgccatcgccatctacCAAATCGATGAAcgtggaagatgatgatgattttcaAGTCCAACCCAcgcctcctcatcttcagtcAAAAAACAAGAGCTCGCCCATAGCCCTTGCTGATGATGCGTCTacagaagatgaggaggaaaTGGCAGTGAAACTTCCACCAGAGCCCGGTGCAAAGAACGCTGCATCGTCACAAGATACCAAGACAAATCGCTTGCCGGCAACGACGACACCAGTCCCAGCAGATGAGGACGAGACAGCATCCGAGGCTAGCGATGATGAAATGATTACAAGCCACggtccatcttcttctttaccCGCGCCAGCTCATCCCAAACCCATCACCAAGGCGGGAGGGCTAGGGCGCATCGGCGGTGCTGCAACAAAAATACGTGCCACAGAAGCGGCAGAAGCTGCCGAAGTGAAGGAGGACACCGAGAAGCAGGCAACCATAAAGCCTCaggcgccaaagaagctgggAGTTATCGGAAAGAAATCTGATACTGGAGGCTCCAAAACGTCAATAGGGGATAACAGTGCAAAACGAGGCCGCCCAGCTGAGCGCGAGGAGTCCCAAACTGAGGACCAACCTAGAGAAACCTCACAGGAACGCGCTGATCGGAGACGCGAAGAATTGAAGAATGATCTTCAACgaaaagcagcagccggTCCTGctaaaaagaagaggcgatTCTGA
- a CDS encoding uncharacterized protein (EggNog:ENOG41) has product MASPILDRKLPVESYTDFQHPQSTKQSTSMGCCSPAAFSPLPSSFEKGQQHHQPDTCSFTPAVCALPQQQRHQELQCSQGGQVLSPPACCIESCAYMSPYSPYQPRSHSIWPSPPLRPGDIQYCMPFQDLPACGRASLPCHNTSPASPGEWSSSVSGYPPTSGYIHSQHPGDQPFDRVCTPMSAQELPLQHPDIHTPYTASFHPESDVDMPTAYNLSVSSHAMPELSAVPASSSAGSPDGLQAETPASFISPKVEHIDGQDAEFMESILAAPRADEPMTMSSARPDDKADEPYAKLIYKALMGQPDYTMTLQELYQWFRDHTSKAKNERGGWQNSIRHNLSMNAAFKRRDRKRVEDTAPLACAEGEALLAGEAKRANEWILEDWAVRDGVQSTTRYRKGNSGRRASRRSSSHLDMGMERRLNQRNSTVRALSGQKGGCAARNSRIRGHLYGHELPLASGRQYRLVDSGLGSPPAPMADPFYSMPIAIPRIDPAAIQTPMVQGHSNSADFGTAATAATELFGLQMAGPRMDQQVAGGGNGHGGIHVVSYMGQQEQMYLEPSPAEFPYGIADVQLDYAGDHANINVPEQIRRHNTIIGTPRIGWTSPNGV; this is encoded by the exons ATGGCTTCGCCCATTTTGGACAGGAAGCTTCCGGTGGAAAGCTACACGGATTTCCAGCACCCCCAATCTACCAAGCAATCGACCTCCATGGGCTGCTGTTCGCCTGCggccttttcccctttgccGTCTAGCTTTGAGAAGGGgcaacagcatcaccaacctGATACATGCTCGTTTACTCCGGCGGTTTGCGCTCTCCCACAGCAGCAACGACATCAAGAACTTCAATGCTCACAAGGGGGCCAGGTGCTATCGCCACCAGCTTGCTGCATTGAATCTTGTGCATATATGAGCCCGTACTCGCCGTATCAGCCAAGAAGCCACAGCATCTGGCCATCGCCCCCTCTGAGACCGGGAGATATCCAATATTGTATGCCTTTCCAAGATTTGCCCGCTTGTGGAAGAGCATCTCTACCTTGTCACAACACCTCGCCCGCTTCTCCTGGCGAGTGGTCATCATCAGTATCTGGCTATCCTCCGACGTCAGGCTATATCCATTCGCAGCATCCTGGAGATCAGCCCTTTGATAGGGTCTGCACTCCAATGTCGGCACAAGAGCTCCCTCTTCAGCACCCAGACATACACACTCCCTACACGGCGAGCTTTCATCCCGAATCAGACGTTGACATGCCGACTGCCTACAACCTTTCTGTGTCTTCTCACGCGATGCCAGAACTATCTGCTGTTCCTGCCTCTTCGAGTGCTGGATCGCCAGACGGCTTGCAAGCAGAAACTCCTGCTTCCTTCATTTCGCCCAAGGTCGAGCACATTGACGGCCAGGATGCGGAATTCATGGAGTCGATCCTTGCCGCTCCCCGAGCTGACGAGCCCATGACAATGAGCAGTGCCCGGCCTGACGACAAGGCCGATGAGCCCTACGCCAAGCTCATCTACAAGGCCCTGATGGGCCAACCGGATTATACCATGACCCTGCAAGAGCTCTACCAATGGTTCCGAGACCACActagcaaggccaagaacgAAAGGGGCGGATGGCAGAACAGCATCCGTCATAACCTTAGCATGAATGCC GCATTCAAAAGACGCGATCGCAAGCGCGTTGAGGATACCGCCCCTTTGGCGTGCGCAGAAGGCGAGGCCTTATTGGCAGGCGAGGCAAAGCGAGCGAACGAATGGATCCTGGAAGACTGGGCCGTCCGCGATGGGGTGCAGAGCACGACCAGATACCGCAAAGGGAACTCTGGGCGCCGCGCGAGCAGACGCAGCTCAAGCCATCTAGACATGGGAATGGAGCGGCGGCTCAACCAACGCAACAGCACCGTCAGGGCCTTGTCTGGCCAGAAGGGCGGATGCGCGGCTAGAAACTCGCGTATTCGGGGCCATCTGTACGGCCACGAGCTGCCGCTGGCCAGTGGCCGCCAGTATCGGCTCGTTGACAGCGGCCTGGGCTCGCCCCCAGCTCCCATGGCCGATCCCTTCTATTCCATGCCCATTGCAATCCCACGGATCGACCCGGCGGCCATCCAGACCCCCATGGTGCAAGGGCACAGCAATAGCGCGGATTTTGGCACCgcagccaccgccgccacagAGCTCTTTGGGCTGCAGATGGCAGGACCGCGGATGGACCAACAGGTGGCTGGCGGAGGCAATGGTCACGGCGGCATTCATGTGGTTTCATACATGGGCCAACAGGAGCAGATGTACCTGGAGCCGTCGCCCGCAGAGTTTCCATATGGCATTGCAGATGTCCAACTAGACTACGCCGGTGACCACGCCAATATCAACGTTCCTGAGCAGATCCGGCGCCATAACACCATCATCGGCACTCCGAGGATCGGCTGGACCAGCCCTAACGGCGTCTAG